Genomic DNA from Pseudomonas helmanticensis:
AAGCATCTTCCGGCTCAACGGAAACTTCCAGTTCGTCGCCGACAGCTTTGCCATCCAGAGCTTTTTCCAGGCCCGGGATGATGTTGCCTGCGCCTTGCAGGTAGACCAGCGGAGCGCCGCCGGCGGAGCTGTCGATGACCTCACCAGCGTCGTTGGTCAGGGTATAGTCGATGGAGACAGCCTTATTGGCGGCGATCAGCATGGGGCGAGACCTTTTGCAGAAGAATATAGAAAGGCCAAGTTTAGCGAAGCAATCGCGCGAAAGCGAACACAACCCGGACAAACGGGTTTCGACGATCACAGGCTTCCATCAGGACGAAGAGGGCCATTGGGTGGCCGAGCTTTCCTGTGGCCACACCCAACACTTGCGTCACCAGCCGCCCTGGCAATCGCGGGCGTGGGTGCTCGACCCGGCGCAACGTATTGAAAAAATAGGCCAACCCTTTGCCTGCGGTTGGTGCGCTCAAGCCTCGGTTAGCGATAACCTTGGCGACTGAATTTCGGTAGTCAGCCAGACATAAGCTGACACCATTGCCATGCACCCTTAGAGAATTCGCATGCAAACTTTTTTTATCGCGCCCACCGATTTTGGCGTGGGTCTGACCTCCATCAGCCTCGGGCTGGTGCGTACATTGGAGCGCGCCGGCTTGAAAGTCGGCTTCTTCAAACCGATCGCCCAGCCGCATCCGGGCGACACCGGCCCTGAGCGCTCCACCGAACTGGTGGCGCGCACCCACGGCCTGAAACCGCCGCAACCATTGGGCCTCGCTCACGTAGAGAGGATGCTCGGCGACGGTCAGCTCGATGAGCTGCTCGAAGAAATCATCACCCTGTATCAGCAAGCCGCCATCGGCAAAGACGTGCTGGTCGTCGAAGGCATGGTGCCGACCCGCAGCGCCAGCTATGCCGCGCGGGTCAACCTGCATCTGGCCAAAAGCCTCGATGCCGAGGTGATTCTGGTCTCGGCGCCGGAAAACGAAGTGCTCGCCGAACTCTCCGGTCGGGTTGAACTGCAGGCGCAATTGTTCGGTGGCCCGAAGGACCCGAAAGTCCTCGGGGTGATCCTCAACAAGGTCAAGACCGACGAGAGCATTGAAGCCTTTGCCACGCGCCTGAAGGAGCATTCGCCGTTGCTGCGCAGCGGTGATTTCCGCTTGCTCGGCTGCATTCCGTTCCAGCCCGAACTCAACGCGCCACGCACCCGCGACGTCGCCGACCTGATGGGCGCACAAGTGCTCAACGCCGGCGACTACGAAACCCGGCGGATGACCAAAATCATCATTTGCGCGCGGACCATGCGCAATACCGTCGAGCTGCTCAAGCCCGGCGTGCTGGTGGTGACGCCGGGGGACCGCGACGACATCATCCTCGCCGTCAGCCTCGCGGCGATTAACGGCGTGCCGCTGGCCGGCCTGTTGCTGACCAGCGACACCCTGCCCGATCCGCGCATCATGGATCTGTGCCGAGGCGCGTTGCAGGCCGGCTTGCCAGTGTTATCGGTGAGCACCGGCTCGTATGACACCGCCAACCTGCTCAACGGTTTGAACAAGGAAATCCCGATCGATGACCGCGAGCGTGCGGAGATCATCACTGATTTCGTCGCCAGCCATCTCGACGCCAAATGGCTGCACCAGCGCTGCGGTACGCCACGGGAAATGCGCCTGTCGCCGGCGGTGTTCCGCTATCAATTGATCCAGCGTGCGCAAGCGGCGAACAAGCGCATCGTCCTGCCAGAAGGCAGCGAGCCGTTCACCGTGCAAGCGGCGGCGATCTGTCAGGAGCGCGGGATTGCCCGTTGCGTGTTGCTGGCGAAACCGGAAGACGTCGAAGCCGTCGCTCGCGCGCAAGGCATCGTCTTGCCGCCGGGGCTGGAGATTCTCGATCCGGACCTGATCCGCGAGCGCTACGTCGAGCCGATGGTTGCCCTGCGCAAAACCAAAAGCCTCAACGCACCGATGGCCGAGCAGCAACTGGAAGACACCGTGGTGATCGGCACCATGATGCTCGCGCTGGATGAAGTCGACGGATTGGTTTCCGGTGTGATCAACACCACCGCCAACACCATTCGCCCGGCCTTGCAGTTGATCAAGACCGCACCGGGTTGCACGCTGGTGTCGTCGGTGTTCTTCATGCTGTTCCCGGAAGAAGTGCTGGTGTACGGCGACTGCGTGATGAACCCGCACCCAAGCGCCACCGAACTGGCCGAGATTGCCCTGCAAAGCGCCGACTCGGCAGCGGCGTTCGGCATCACCCCGCGTGTGGCGATGATCAGTTACTCCAGCGGCGAATCGGCCACCGGCGAAGAAGTCGAAAAAGTCCGCGAGGCCACCCTGCTCGCTCACGAACAACAGCACTCGCTGCTGATCGACGGCCCGCTGCAATACGACGCCGCCGCCAACGCTGAAGTAGCCCGGCAACTGGCGCCGAACAGTCAGGTCGCCGGTCGCGCCACGGTGTTTGTCTTCCCGGATCTGAACACTGGCAACACCACGCACAAAGCCGTACAGCGCAGCGCCGATTGCGTCAGCCTCGGGCCGATGCTGCAAGGCCTGCGCAAACCGGTGAACGATTTGCCGCGCGGCGCGCAAGTCGACGACATCGTCTACACCATCGCCCTCACCGCGATTCAAGCCGCCAACCGACCTATGGATGTGTAAATGCTGGATTTTCTACCTGCACCCGTGCGCGGTGTGATCGCCTCGCTACTGTTGGCGCTCAACACGATTCTGCTCTGCTCGTTTCTGTTCTGCGTGGCGCTGGTCAAGGCCTTGCCGTTTGCCTTGACCCAACGCATCGCCGGTTGGCTGATGAGCCACACCCATGAAGCGTGGATCAGCAATAACAAGGGCTGGATGAACCTGGTACGCCGCACGCGCTGGCACATCAGCGGCTTGCAAGGCCTCGACTATCAGCACTCGTACCTGATCACCAGCAACCACCAGAGCTGGGTCGATATTCTGGTGCTGCAATACGTGCTTAACCGTCGTATTCAGCCGCTGAAGTTCTTCCTCAAGCAGGAGCTGATCTGGGTGCCGGTGATTGGTCTGGCCTGGTGGGCGCTGGGCTTTCCGTTCATGAAGCGCTACTCCAAGGCGTACCTGGCCAAGCATCCGGAGAAGAAAGGCAAAGACCTCGAAACCACGCGCAAGACGTGTGCGAAGTTTCGCAATAATCCGGTGGGGATTTTCAACTTCGTCGAGGGGACGCGGTTTACCGAAGGCAAACATGCGCAACAGCAATCGCCGTTCAAATACCTGCTCAAGCCGAAGGCTGGCGGGATTGCCTTTGTGCTGGATGCGATGGGTGAGCAACTGGAGTCGATCGTCAATGTGACGATTCACTATCCGGCCGGGCGTCCGGGGTTTTGGGACTTGCTGTGCGGCAATGTGCGCGATGTGGTGGTGCATTTTGCAGAGCTGAAGATCCCGCAGCAATTCATCGGCAAGAACTACGATCAGGACGGTGAGTATCGCTTGCAGTTTCAGGGCTGGATCAATCAGCTGTGGCTGGACAAGGATGCGCTGCTCGAACAGATGCACCGCGAATATCCAGGCAAGCTCTAATCCCCTGTAGGAGTGAGCCTGCTCGCGATGGCGGTGGATCAGCCACCAACAATGTTGAATGACACACCGCTATCGCGAGCAGGCTCACTCCTACAATTGACCGAGTTGGCCCGAATAAAAAAGCCCGCCGATGATCACTCATCGGCGGGCTTTTTGTTTGGCAGCTAACGCTTAGATCGCGCCACGCTGACGCAGCAGATCCAGCACTTGCTTGACGCTTTCTTCCAGACTCAGCGTCTGCGTGTCGATCACCAGATCGGCATTCAGCGGCACGTCGTACGGGAAGGATTCGCCCGGGATGTTGTCGCCACCAGCAGCGTACAGACCTTGTGGATCACGCTCGGCGCACACGGCCGGCGAAGCCTGTACGTAGACCGTCAACAGACGATCCTTGCCGATCAGGTCCTTGGCCTGCTCGCGCCCTTCGGCACTCGGTGCAACGAACGCGGCCAGGGTCACCAGGCCGGCTTCGTTGAACTGACGCGCCACGTGCGCGGCACGACGCCAGTTTTCGGTACGGCCGATGCGATCCTGTGGCAGACCTTTATTCAGGTCATGACGCAGGTTCTGCCCATCCAGCACAAACACCGCACGGCCCATGTCGAACAGCTTGCGCTCGACCGCATACGCCAGCGTGCTCTTGCCCGCGCCCGACAGACCGCTGAACAGCACGGTAGCCGGTTGCTGGCCGAAACGCTGAGCGCGTTCTTCAGTGGCAACGTGCGCGAGTTTGCCGTGGTGCGTGGCGGTGCCGTGTGTCACTGGCTGCGCGACGATCATGCCGGCGCCAACCGTGCCGTTGGTCAAGCGATCGATGATGATGAACGCGCCGGTGGTGCGGTTGCTTTCGTAACCGTCGAGGGCGATCGGCGCATCGAGCGCGATCTTCACCTTGCCGATTTCGTTGAGCTGCAACGCGCTCGCCGGGCCTTCTTCCAACGTGTTCACGTCGACCTTGTTGACGATGCTGGCAATCGAGCCCGGCACGTAACTGGTGGCGCGTTTGATGTCGTATTTCTTGCCCGGCAGCATCGGCTCTTCAGCCATCCACACCAGCATCGCTTCGAAGCTGTCGGTGACCGGCGGCACGTTGTCGGCATGCACCAACAGGTCGCCACGGGAGATGTCGATTTCGTCTTCCATGGTCAGCGTTACGGCCTGACCTGGACCTGCGTGTTCCAGTTCACCTTCGAAGGTGACGATGGATTTCACGCGGCTGCTCTTGCCCGACGGCAGCACCACCACTTCGTCGCCTTTCTTGACGATGCCGCTGGCCAGCGTGCCGGCGAAACCACGGAAGTTCAGGTTCGGACGGTTGACGTACTGCACCGGGAAACGCAGATCGGTGAAGTTGCGATCGCCGGCGACTTCCACGGTCTCGAGGATTTCCATCAGCGACTGGCCTTTGTACCAAGGCGAGCGCTCGGACTTGTTCACCACGTTGTCGCCCTTGAGGGCAGACATCGGCACGAAGTGCATGCTGGTCGGCTTCATCTTCAAGCCTTCGGCGAACTTCAGATAGTCAGCCTTGATCGACTCGAACACGCCTTCATCGAAGTCTTTCAGATCCATCTTGTTGATGGCGACGACGATGTGTTTGATCCCCAACAGGGACGCGATGAAGCTGTGGCGTCGGGTCTGGGTCTGCACGCCATAACGCGCATCGACGAGGATGATCGCCAGGTCACAGGTGGAGGCACCGGTGGCCATGTTGCGGGTGTACTGCTCATGGCCGGGAGTGTCGGCGATGATGAATTTGCGTTTCGCGGTGGAAAAATAGCGGTAGGCGACATCGATGGTGATGCCCTGCTCACGCTCGGCCTGCAGGCCGTCGACCAGCAAGGCCAGGTCGATGTCGTCACCGGTGGTGCCGACTTTCTTCGAGTCGCGGGTGATCGCTTCGAGGTGATCTTCGTAGATCATCTTCGAGTCGTGCAGCAAGCGCCCGATCAGGGTGCTCTTGCCGTCATCGACGTTACCGCAGGTCAAAAAGCGCAGCAGCTCTTTACGTTCGTGCTGGCCCAGGTAGGCGAGGATGTCCTCGCTGATCAAATCAGATACGTGCGACATGACAACCCCTTAGAAATAACCCTGACGTTTTTTGTCTTCCATCGAGCCTGCGCCATCGTGGTCGATGACCCGGCCCTGGCGCTCGGAAGTTCGCGTCAGGAGCATTTCCTGGATGATGTCCGTCAGCGTCTCGGCTTCGGACTCCACCGCGCCCGTCAACGGGTAGCAGCCAAGGGTGCGGAAACGCACTTTCTTTTTGACGATGCGCGCTTTGTCTTCGTCGGACAGGTGTTCGAGGATGCGCTCGTCGTCGATCATGATCAGCGTGCCGTTCTTCTCGATCACTTCACGTTCGGCGGCGAAGTACAGCGGCACAATCGGGATGCCTTCGAGGTAGATGTACTGCCAGATGTCCAGTTCGGTCCAGTTCGACAGAGGGAATACGCGGATGGATTCGCCCTTGTTGACCTTGCCGTTGTAGACGTTCCACAACTCTGGGCGCTGGTTTTTCGGGTCCCAGCGGTGCTTGCTGTCGCGGAACGAGTACACGCGCTCTTTGGCGCGGGATTTCTCTTCATCGCGACGGGCGCCGCCGAAGGCTGCGTCGAAACCATGCTTGTCGAGCGCCTGTTTCAGGCCTTCGGTCTTCATGATGTCGGTGTGTTTAGCGCTGCCGTGGGTGAACGGGTTGATGTTCTGCGCCACGCCATCGGGGTTGATGTGGGTGATCAGGTCCAGGCCCAGTTCTTCGACCATCTTGTCGCGGAACTTGTACATCTCCTGGAATTTCCAGCGAGTGTCGACGTGCATCACCGGAAACGGCAGTTTGCCCGGGAAGAACGCCTTGCGTGCCAGGTGCAGCATCACGGCGGAGTCTTTACCGATGGAGTACAGCATCACCGGGTTATCGAACTCGGCGGCCACCTCGCGGATGATGTGGATGCTTTCCGCCTCCAGCTGTTTCAGATGCGTCAGTTTGTCGACCATGGCTACTCACGAAAACTTTCTTATGAACGGCCAGCGGGCCGTGTTCGAGCGGGAAATCCTAGCACAGCGGCCTCTTCTAATCAGGACGCCAACTAGATCGAAAGGGTATATGAATATGCCCACTCGTTTGGGCGATGCCCCCTGTAGGAGCTGCCGAAGGCTGCGATCTTTTTATCTGGTCTTTTAAAAAACAAGATCAAAAGATCGCAGCCTTCGGCAGCTCCTACACAGGGGAGCGGTGTTCGTCAGATCGGGTTTGGGCAGTCGATGAAGATGTGTTCGAGGGCGAAGCGTTTCGCCAGGTAGTCGCCTAGCGCCTGCACGCCGTAGCGTTCGGTGGCGTGGTGGCCGGCGGCGATGAAGCTGATGTCGTTTTCGCGGGCGCTGTGGAAGGTCTGCTCGGACGCTTCACCACTGAGATACAGATCGACGCCCGCCGCGACGGCCTGATCGATATAGCCCTGACCGCCACCGGTGCACCAGCCGACCCGGCGGATCATCGGGTTGCCCTCGATCAAAAGTGGCTCGCGGCCCATGACTTCCTGCACCTTGCGGGCAAAATCGCGCGCGGTCATCGGGTCTTTCAGCGAACCGACCAGACCAACGATCTTAAGATTGTCCGGATCCAGCGGCCCCTCCACCGTGATGTCCAGTTGGCGAGCCAGCTGCACGTTATTGCCAACGTCCGGGTGCAGGTCCAGCGGCAGGTGATAGGCCAACAGACTGATGTCGTGCTTGAGCAGGGTCTTCAGTCGACGCTGCTTCATGCCGGTGATGCACGGGTTTTCGCCCTTCCAGAAATAACCATGATGCACCAGCACCAGATCGGCCTCGGCCTCGACGGCGGCATCCAGCAAGGCCTGACTGGCGGTGACGCCGCTGACAATGCGCATCACCTGCGGACGGCCTTCGACCTGCAAGCCGTTGGGGCAATAATCGGCAATTTTCGCACTGCCAAGGTAACGGTCGGCTTCTTCGACGAGGGTGCTGAGGGCAACGGCCATGAAAGACTCCTAAATATCCCGTTCAGAGGCGCGCGCGGCCTCGTATAATGCGCGACATTATGGGCGGTCTGACCCCGCCTGCAACTCTTCCAGGACGTGCTTAATGTTCAAGGCGCTACGTTTTATGGGCTGGCCGCTGTTGGCCGGCGTGCTTATCGCTCTGTTGATTATTCAGCGTTACCCGCAGTGGGTCGGGCTGCCGAGCCTCGACGTCAACCTGCAACAGGCGCCGCAAACCACCAGCGTGCAGCAGGGCCCGGTGTCCTATGCCGACGCGGTGACCATCGCGGCGCCATCGGTGGTCAACCTGTACACCACCAAAGTCATCAACAAACCGGCGCATCCGTTGTTCGAAGATCCACAATTCCGGCGCTTCTTCGGTGACAACTCGCCGAAGCAGAAACGCATGGAGTCGAGCCTTGGTTCCGGCGTGATCATGAGCCCGGAAGGCTACATCCTCACCAACAACCACGTGACCAGCGGTGCCGATCAGATTGTGGTCGCCCTGAAAGACGGTCGCGAAACCCTCGCCCGCGTCATCGGCAGCGACCCGGAAACCGATCTTGCGGTCTTGAAGATTGACCTGAAAAGCCTGCCGGCGATCACCGTCGGCCGCTCCGACAACATTCGTATCGGCGACGTTGCGCTGGCCATCGGCAACCCGTTCGGTGTTGGCCAGACCGTAACCATGGGCATCATCAGCGCCACCGGGCGCAATCAGTTGGGCCTGAACAACTACGAAGACTTCATCCAGACCGACGCGGCGATCAACCCGGGCAACTCCGGCGGCGCGCTGGTCGATGCCAACGGCAACCTGACCGGCATCAACACGGCGATCTTCTCCAAGTCCGGCGGCTCGCAGGGCATCGGTTTTGCCATCCCGGTGAAACTGGCGATGGAAGTCATGAAGTCGATCATCGAGCACGGCCAGGTGATTCGTGGCTGGCTGGGCATTGAAGTACAACCGCTGACGCAGGAACTGGCCGAGTCGTTCGGTTTGTCCGGGCGTCCGGGGATTGTTGTTGCGGGGATCTTCCGCGATGGCCCTGCGCAGAAGGCGGGCCTGCAATTGGGTGACGTGATTCTGAGCATTGATGGCGAGCCGGCCGGTGATGGTCGCCGTTCGATGAACCAGGTCGCGCGGATCAAACCGACCGACAAGGTGACGATTCAGGTGATGCGCAACGGCAAAGAGTTGAAGCTGAGCGCTGAAATCGGCTTGCGCCCGCCACCGGCGCCGGTGCAGGAAAAAGAAGAGTAAGACTTTTTTCGCGCCAAGCGCGCGAATAAAAGACATTCTCAACAGGCATGTTATATTGTTTCAATTCTAAGAATTGGAACAACATAACATGTCGTCTCGAACAAAGGCCTCGCTGCTCGGCCTGAGCCTTGGCCTGCTGGTCGATCCAGCTTTCGCCGAAGAACCCGAACCCCTCGAACTCGACGCCATCAGCGTCATTTCCGACTACGAATCGCCGACCGGCCCGGTCAAGGGCTATCGCGCCACGCGTTCGTCCAGCGCGACCAAAACCGACACCGCGATCCGCGATATTCCGCAGGCGATCAGCGTGGTGCCGGCCAGCGTGCTCAAGGATCTGGGCAGCAGCAGCGTCGAGCGCGCACTGGATTTCGCTGGCGGCGTGTCGAAGCAAAACAACTTCGGCGGCCTGACGCTTTACGAATACAGCGTGCGCGGCTTCACCACGTCCGAGTTCTACAAGGACGGTTTCAGCGCTAATCGCGGCTACCCGAGCACACCGGATGCGGCCAATATCGAGCGCATCGAAGTGCTCAAAGGCCCGGCCGCCAGTCTGTATGGTCGAGGCGATCCTGGCGGCACGGTGAACATCGTCACCAAGAAGCCGCAAGCCGAAGCCTTCACCACCCTGCAAACCAGCGCCGGCAGTTGGGATCGTTATCGCAGCGCGCTGGACGTCAACACGCCGCTGGATGATCAGGGCAATGTGCTCTCGCGGATTAACCTGGCAATTGAGGACAACCACAGCTTTCGCGATCACGTCGACAGTCACCGCGTGTTCGTCGCACCTTCGATCAGCTGGCAGTTGAATCCGGATACCTCGCTGCTGGTGGAAAGCGAGATCGTCCGTCACAGCTCCA
This window encodes:
- a CDS encoding acyltransferase encodes the protein MLDFLPAPVRGVIASLLLALNTILLCSFLFCVALVKALPFALTQRIAGWLMSHTHEAWISNNKGWMNLVRRTRWHISGLQGLDYQHSYLITSNHQSWVDILVLQYVLNRRIQPLKFFLKQELIWVPVIGLAWWALGFPFMKRYSKAYLAKHPEKKGKDLETTRKTCAKFRNNPVGIFNFVEGTRFTEGKHAQQQSPFKYLLKPKAGGIAFVLDAMGEQLESIVNVTIHYPAGRPGFWDLLCGNVRDVVVHFAELKIPQQFIGKNYDQDGEYRLQFQGWINQLWLDKDALLEQMHREYPGKL
- a CDS encoding Nif3-like dinuclear metal center hexameric protein; protein product: MAVALSTLVEEADRYLGSAKIADYCPNGLQVEGRPQVMRIVSGVTASQALLDAAVEAEADLVLVHHGYFWKGENPCITGMKQRRLKTLLKHDISLLAYHLPLDLHPDVGNNVQLARQLDITVEGPLDPDNLKIVGLVGSLKDPMTARDFARKVQEVMGREPLLIEGNPMIRRVGWCTGGGQGYIDQAVAAGVDLYLSGEASEQTFHSARENDISFIAAGHHATERYGVQALGDYLAKRFALEHIFIDCPNPI
- the cysN gene encoding sulfate adenylyltransferase subunit CysN, with product MSHVSDLISEDILAYLGQHERKELLRFLTCGNVDDGKSTLIGRLLHDSKMIYEDHLEAITRDSKKVGTTGDDIDLALLVDGLQAEREQGITIDVAYRYFSTAKRKFIIADTPGHEQYTRNMATGASTCDLAIILVDARYGVQTQTRRHSFIASLLGIKHIVVAINKMDLKDFDEGVFESIKADYLKFAEGLKMKPTSMHFVPMSALKGDNVVNKSERSPWYKGQSLMEILETVEVAGDRNFTDLRFPVQYVNRPNLNFRGFAGTLASGIVKKGDEVVVLPSGKSSRVKSIVTFEGELEHAGPGQAVTLTMEDEIDISRGDLLVHADNVPPVTDSFEAMLVWMAEEPMLPGKKYDIKRATSYVPGSIASIVNKVDVNTLEEGPASALQLNEIGKVKIALDAPIALDGYESNRTTGAFIIIDRLTNGTVGAGMIVAQPVTHGTATHHGKLAHVATEERAQRFGQQPATVLFSGLSGAGKSTLAYAVERKLFDMGRAVFVLDGQNLRHDLNKGLPQDRIGRTENWRRAAHVARQFNEAGLVTLAAFVAPSAEGREQAKDLIGKDRLLTVYVQASPAVCAERDPQGLYAAGGDNIPGESFPYDVPLNADLVIDTQTLSLEESVKQVLDLLRQRGAI
- the algW gene encoding Do family serine endopeptidase AlgW — encoded protein: MFKALRFMGWPLLAGVLIALLIIQRYPQWVGLPSLDVNLQQAPQTTSVQQGPVSYADAVTIAAPSVVNLYTTKVINKPAHPLFEDPQFRRFFGDNSPKQKRMESSLGSGVIMSPEGYILTNNHVTSGADQIVVALKDGRETLARVIGSDPETDLAVLKIDLKSLPAITVGRSDNIRIGDVALAIGNPFGVGQTVTMGIISATGRNQLGLNNYEDFIQTDAAINPGNSGGALVDANGNLTGINTAIFSKSGGSQGIGFAIPVKLAMEVMKSIIEHGQVIRGWLGIEVQPLTQELAESFGLSGRPGIVVAGIFRDGPAQKAGLQLGDVILSIDGEPAGDGRRSMNQVARIKPTDKVTIQVMRNGKELKLSAEIGLRPPPAPVQEKEE
- a CDS encoding DUF3565 domain-containing protein, with the protein product METALLAAISMGRDLLQKNIERPSLAKQSRESEHNPDKRVSTITGFHQDEEGHWVAELSCGHTQHLRHQPPWQSRAWVLDPAQRIEKIGQPFACGWCAQASVSDNLGD
- the pta gene encoding phosphate acetyltransferase, translating into MQTFFIAPTDFGVGLTSISLGLVRTLERAGLKVGFFKPIAQPHPGDTGPERSTELVARTHGLKPPQPLGLAHVERMLGDGQLDELLEEIITLYQQAAIGKDVLVVEGMVPTRSASYAARVNLHLAKSLDAEVILVSAPENEVLAELSGRVELQAQLFGGPKDPKVLGVILNKVKTDESIEAFATRLKEHSPLLRSGDFRLLGCIPFQPELNAPRTRDVADLMGAQVLNAGDYETRRMTKIIICARTMRNTVELLKPGVLVVTPGDRDDIILAVSLAAINGVPLAGLLLTSDTLPDPRIMDLCRGALQAGLPVLSVSTGSYDTANLLNGLNKEIPIDDRERAEIITDFVASHLDAKWLHQRCGTPREMRLSPAVFRYQLIQRAQAANKRIVLPEGSEPFTVQAAAICQERGIARCVLLAKPEDVEAVARAQGIVLPPGLEILDPDLIRERYVEPMVALRKTKSLNAPMAEQQLEDTVVIGTMMLALDEVDGLVSGVINTTANTIRPALQLIKTAPGCTLVSSVFFMLFPEEVLVYGDCVMNPHPSATELAEIALQSADSAAAFGITPRVAMISYSSGESATGEEVEKVREATLLAHEQQHSLLIDGPLQYDAAANAEVARQLAPNSQVAGRATVFVFPDLNTGNTTHKAVQRSADCVSLGPMLQGLRKPVNDLPRGAQVDDIVYTIALTAIQAANRPMDV
- the cysD gene encoding sulfate adenylyltransferase subunit CysD, which translates into the protein MVDKLTHLKQLEAESIHIIREVAAEFDNPVMLYSIGKDSAVMLHLARKAFFPGKLPFPVMHVDTRWKFQEMYKFRDKMVEELGLDLITHINPDGVAQNINPFTHGSAKHTDIMKTEGLKQALDKHGFDAAFGGARRDEEKSRAKERVYSFRDSKHRWDPKNQRPELWNVYNGKVNKGESIRVFPLSNWTELDIWQYIYLEGIPIVPLYFAAEREVIEKNGTLIMIDDERILEHLSDEDKARIVKKKVRFRTLGCYPLTGAVESEAETLTDIIQEMLLTRTSERQGRVIDHDGAGSMEDKKRQGYF